A single Paracoccus pantotrophus DNA region contains:
- a CDS encoding NUDIX domain-containing protein, producing the protein MPLLIGPLAHPLLRARLAPQAAEAGSLQGRLEGGGLAGIAADGWPRFAAGDEDLPLWQADWTPALRRYAEIFGLVPQSHHGRELLGLGEAASDAPEWQPELAAAMADRLLALPADRPAGAIRKRLPMIATWLASRRRAAAETADLPHVGPAASERVRMEPVEEPYAEYFSVEAIRLSQHRNDGGWTDPLARAVFVSGDATVVLPWDPLRDRVMLIDQLRAGPLARGDAQPWLYETVAGRVDAGETPQQAARREAVEETGIAISRLFAAPHNYPSPGAVAEYLYLYVGIADLPDGSAGLGGLATEDEDIRSHLVPRAELTRMALAGEIRNGPLLNLALWLELRHQDIRRELVQEGKTVPAGLPPSWGDV; encoded by the coding sequence ATGCCGCTGCTGATCGGACCGCTGGCCCATCCGCTTCTGCGCGCCCGCCTGGCCCCGCAGGCGGCCGAGGCCGGTTCGCTGCAAGGCCGGCTGGAAGGCGGCGGGCTGGCCGGGATCGCCGCCGATGGCTGGCCGCGGTTTGCCGCCGGCGACGAAGACCTGCCGCTGTGGCAGGCCGACTGGACGCCCGCCCTGCGCCGCTATGCCGAGATCTTCGGACTGGTGCCGCAGAGCCATCATGGCCGGGAACTGCTGGGCCTGGGCGAGGCGGCAAGCGATGCGCCCGAATGGCAGCCGGAGCTGGCCGCTGCCATGGCGGACCGGCTGCTGGCCCTGCCCGCGGATCGCCCGGCCGGGGCGATCCGCAAGCGCCTGCCGATGATCGCGACCTGGCTCGCCTCGCGCCGGCGCGCCGCGGCCGAAACCGCGGATCTGCCGCATGTCGGCCCGGCCGCATCCGAACGGGTCAGGATGGAGCCGGTCGAGGAACCCTATGCCGAATATTTCTCGGTCGAGGCGATCCGGCTGAGCCAGCACCGCAATGATGGCGGCTGGACCGATCCGCTGGCGCGCGCCGTCTTCGTCTCGGGCGATGCGACGGTGGTGCTGCCCTGGGATCCGCTGCGCGACCGGGTGATGCTGATCGACCAGCTGCGCGCCGGGCCCTTGGCGCGCGGCGATGCCCAGCCCTGGCTCTACGAGACCGTGGCCGGCCGCGTCGATGCCGGCGAGACGCCACAGCAGGCCGCCCGGCGCGAGGCGGTGGAAGAAACCGGCATCGCGATTTCCCGCCTTTTCGCCGCGCCGCACAACTATCCCAGCCCCGGCGCGGTGGCGGAATACCTGTATCTCTATGTCGGCATTGCCGACCTGCCCGACGGCAGTGCCGGCCTTGGCGGGCTTGCGACCGAGGACGAGGATATCCGCTCGCACCTTGTCCCGCGCGCCGAGCTGACGCGCATGGCGCTGGCGGGCGAGATCCGCAACGGGCCGCTGCTGAACCTGGCGCTGTGGCTGGAATTGCGCCACCAGGACATTCGCCGCGAACTGGTGCAGGAAGGCAAGACGGTTCCCGCGGGGTTGCCGCCGTCATGGGGCGACGTGTAA
- a CDS encoding sulfotransferase → MMDEWSRSRVSRNADSQDAMTDDPLILRQISEGRDRTRAYLHIGKTGGTTFRAAAERVASTEPSRVPLIFHHDWTVPRIRAAFPGIRISLVLRDPLERIISGFMSRLRQGRPTYQSPWTVEEATAFLHFRDARAYLDAILSDGEYETSAVDFATRSIAHIRRGYRFHIPNTATASKWLGSVGTLASLEGFAQRLLGGPVELGHAHVNPVPAGNILKHYDADELDRLRRYFADEYQVFNDVMQAAGP, encoded by the coding sequence TTGATGGACGAATGGTCCCGAAGCAGGGTTTCCCGGAACGCCGATTCCCAGGACGCCATGACCGACGACCCCCTCATCCTCAGGCAGATTTCCGAAGGGCGTGACCGCACAAGGGCTTATCTGCACATCGGCAAGACCGGCGGGACGACCTTCCGGGCGGCCGCCGAAAGGGTGGCTTCGACCGAACCGTCCCGCGTCCCGCTGATCTTTCACCACGACTGGACCGTCCCCAGGATCAGGGCGGCGTTTCCCGGCATCAGGATATCCCTGGTCCTGCGCGACCCGCTGGAGCGCATCATCAGCGGGTTCATGTCGCGCCTGCGGCAAGGGCGCCCGACCTACCAGAGCCCCTGGACCGTCGAGGAGGCCACCGCCTTCCTGCATTTCCGGGACGCGCGCGCCTATCTCGACGCCATATTGTCGGACGGGGAATACGAAACCTCGGCCGTCGATTTCGCCACCAGGTCGATCGCCCATATCCGGCGCGGCTATCGCTTTCACATCCCCAACACCGCCACCGCGTCGAAATGGCTCGGTTCCGTCGGAACCCTGGCGAGCCTGGAGGGCTTCGCGCAAAGGCTTCTTGGCGGCCCGGTGGAGCTGGGGCATGCGCATGTCAACCCGGTTCCGGCCGGGAATATCCTGAAGCACTACGACGCAGACGAGCTCGACCGGCTGCGACGGTATTTCGCCGATGAATACCAGGTGTTCAACGATGTGATGCAGGCTGCCGGCCCCTGA
- a CDS encoding OmpP1/FadL family transporter: protein MNRTEPGRLAALAGGVMLTAILGAQPAKATNGYFANGYGGTSKGMAGAGVAIPTGVLGLAQNPATGTALPTQAGICLTGFQPERGFSIAPGGPLAEGRQTSDNSLFWIPCGGFNYNLDEQSSVAVFMFGNGGMNVEYGTNPFAGLAPKVTTDPLGINLEQAFISLNYARRLTPRLSVGLGPVLAVQRFSATGLEPFAGMSVQPGALTHGGDDWSTGLGMSLGLIYRLDSQWSLGASWRSHIDMRPFEDYAGLFADGGDFDIPAVATLGVAFRPSGNPGLTLTAEYQRIFYGSVESLANSGAMLAAPLGSAGGPGFGWQDMDVIRIAAAQKVNDRLTLRGGISHASSFIDDDGEVLLNILAPATPRWHASIGYSYRLSERATLTGSYTHAFHETESGANRTPGLGQQTTLFMEQDEISMGISWDF, encoded by the coding sequence ATGAACAGAACAGAACCAGGCCGCCTTGCGGCTCTGGCCGGAGGCGTGATGCTGACGGCAATCCTTGGCGCACAGCCTGCCAAGGCTACGAATGGCTATTTTGCCAATGGCTATGGCGGCACCTCGAAGGGGATGGCCGGGGCGGGCGTCGCGATCCCCACCGGCGTGCTGGGCCTGGCCCAGAACCCGGCCACGGGTACCGCCTTGCCGACGCAGGCAGGGATTTGCCTGACCGGCTTTCAACCCGAGCGCGGCTTCAGCATCGCGCCGGGCGGGCCGTTGGCCGAGGGTCGCCAGACCAGCGACAACAGCCTTTTCTGGATCCCCTGCGGCGGGTTCAACTACAATCTGGACGAGCAGAGTTCGGTCGCCGTCTTCATGTTCGGCAATGGCGGCATGAACGTGGAATACGGCACCAACCCTTTTGCCGGCCTTGCCCCGAAGGTGACCACCGACCCGCTGGGGATCAATCTCGAACAGGCCTTCATCAGCCTGAACTATGCCCGCAGGCTGACCCCCCGGCTGTCGGTGGGCCTGGGGCCGGTGCTTGCGGTGCAGCGGTTCAGCGCAACGGGGCTCGAACCCTTCGCCGGCATGTCCGTCCAGCCCGGCGCCCTGACCCATGGCGGTGACGATTGGTCGACCGGCCTGGGGATGTCGCTGGGCCTGATTTACCGGCTGGACAGCCAATGGAGCCTGGGTGCGTCGTGGCGCAGCCACATCGACATGCGGCCATTCGAGGATTACGCGGGCCTTTTTGCCGATGGCGGCGATTTCGACATTCCGGCGGTGGCGACGCTGGGCGTGGCCTTTCGCCCCTCCGGCAATCCCGGCCTGACGCTGACCGCCGAATATCAGCGCATCTTCTATGGTTCGGTCGAATCGCTGGCCAATAGCGGGGCGATGCTGGCCGCGCCGCTCGGCAGCGCCGGTGGACCCGGATTCGGCTGGCAGGACATGGATGTCATCCGCATCGCCGCCGCCCAGAAAGTGAACGACAGGCTGACGCTTCGCGGCGGCATCAGCCACGCCTCGAGCTTCATCGACGACGATGGCGAGGTGCTGCTGAACATCCTGGCCCCGGCCACGCCGCGCTGGCATGCCTCGATCGGGTATAGCTACAGGCTCAGCGAGCGGGCCACGCTGACCGGCAGCTATACCCATGCCTTCCACGAAACGGAATCCGGCGCCAACCGGACGCCGGGCCTTGGCCAGCAGACCACCCTGTTCATGGAGCAGGACGAGATCTCCATGGGCATCAGCTGGGATTTCTGA
- a CDS encoding thiol-disulfide oxidoreductase DCC family protein, whose amino-acid sequence MTAPYSFRNDPLVPRFDDSVPLAVMDGECAVCSWGARMIHRLDRSGTVRICPVQTPLGKALLRHYGLEAEDPPSWLFIEDGIAHSDCDALVQAGRRLGGLGRLAAPLRILPRGLRNWLYRRFARNRYHLFGRSDMCAIPDPAFQRRLLR is encoded by the coding sequence ATGACCGCGCCCTATTCCTTTCGGAACGATCCCCTGGTCCCGCGATTCGACGATTCCGTGCCGCTGGCCGTCATGGATGGGGAATGCGCCGTCTGCAGCTGGGGCGCGCGGATGATCCACCGGCTCGATCGCTCGGGGACGGTGCGGATATGCCCGGTGCAGACGCCACTGGGCAAGGCGCTTTTGCGGCATTACGGGCTGGAGGCGGAAGATCCCCCGAGCTGGCTGTTCATCGAGGACGGCATCGCGCATTCCGATTGCGATGCGCTCGTCCAGGCCGGGCGGCGGCTTGGCGGTCTCGGCAGGCTGGCCGCGCCGTTGCGGATCCTGCCACGCGGGCTGCGCAACTGGCTCTACCGCCGCTTCGCGCGCAATCGCTATCACCTGTTCGGCAGGTCGGACATGTGCGCCATCCCGGACCCGGCGTTCCAGCGAAGGCTGCTGCGCTGA
- a CDS encoding Hsp20/alpha crystallin family protein, which translates to MNVRDLIPWNRNDSQLPASFREGDRDPFLSLHREVNRLFDDVFRGFGLPSAGAVPAFGGGWPSVEISDNEREITVTADVPGLEEKDIEVLLNDGVLTLKGEKRSETEDKDRQFSERYYGRFERRIPLGAEIREDGVDAHFRNGVLTVTLPKTEKAQSQVRRIAIKS; encoded by the coding sequence ATGAATGTCCGTGACCTGATTCCCTGGAACCGCAATGACAGCCAGCTTCCCGCCAGCTTCCGCGAGGGCGACCGCGATCCCTTCCTGTCGCTGCATCGCGAAGTGAACCGGCTGTTCGACGATGTCTTCCGTGGCTTCGGCCTGCCATCCGCCGGTGCGGTCCCCGCCTTTGGCGGCGGCTGGCCGAGTGTCGAGATCTCTGACAACGAAAGGGAGATCACCGTGACCGCCGATGTGCCGGGCCTCGAGGAAAAGGACATCGAAGTCCTGCTGAATGACGGCGTGCTGACCTTGAAGGGCGAGAAACGCTCGGAGACCGAGGACAAGGACCGGCAATTCTCGGAACGCTACTATGGTCGCTTCGAGCGCCGCATCCCGCTGGGCGCCGAGATCCGCGAAGACGGGGTCGATGCGCATTTCAGGAACGGCGTGCTGACCGTGACCCTGCCCAAGACGGAAAAGGCGCAGTCGCAGGTCCGGCGCATCGCCATCAAGAGCTGA
- a CDS encoding Hsp20 family protein, producing MRTTFDFSPLYRSSIGFDRMLNALEAASRVETIDNWPPYDITKTDENDYRIAMAVAGFAPDELTVTQERNMLVVTGQKAGEDKGQYLHRGIAERSFRRRFQLADHVKVIGADLANGLLTIDLRHELPEEMKPRRIEIATARIPAEPDPKLVEGGKQAA from the coding sequence ATGAGAACCACTTTCGACTTTTCCCCCCTCTATCGGTCGAGCATCGGCTTCGACCGGATGCTGAACGCGCTGGAAGCGGCAAGCCGGGTCGAGACCATCGACAACTGGCCGCCCTATGACATCACCAAGACCGACGAGAACGACTACCGCATCGCCATGGCGGTGGCGGGCTTTGCGCCGGATGAGCTGACCGTCACCCAGGAGCGCAACATGCTGGTGGTCACTGGCCAGAAGGCGGGCGAGGACAAGGGCCAGTACCTGCATCGCGGCATCGCCGAGCGCAGTTTCCGGCGGCGTTTCCAGTTGGCCGATCATGTGAAGGTGATCGGTGCCGATCTGGCGAACGGGCTGCTGACGATCGACCTGCGCCATGAGCTTCCCGAGGAAATGAAGCCGCGGCGGATCGAGATCGCGACGGCCAGGATTCCGGCCGAACCCGATCCGAAGCTGGTCGAGGGCGGCAAGCAGGCCGCCTGA
- a CDS encoding co-chaperone GroES, producing MTFRPLHDRILVRRIDAEEKTAGGLIIPDSAKEKPQEGEVLAAGPGARSENGTLTPLDVKPGDRILFGKWSGTEIRLDGEDLVIMKESDVLGVIEAPASAKKAA from the coding sequence ATGACGTTCCGTCCACTCCATGACCGTATTCTGGTCCGCCGCATCGATGCCGAGGAAAAGACGGCCGGCGGCCTGATCATCCCCGACAGCGCCAAGGAAAAGCCGCAGGAAGGCGAGGTTCTGGCCGCGGGTCCGGGTGCGCGCAGCGAAAACGGCACGCTGACGCCCCTGGACGTCAAGCCCGGCGACCGCATCCTGTTCGGCAAGTGGTCGGGCACCGAGATCCGGCTTGATGGCGAGGATCTGGTGATCATGAAGGAAAGCGACGTGCTGGGCGTGATCGAGGCCCCGGCCAGCGCCAAGAAGGCCGCCTGA
- the groL gene encoding chaperonin GroEL (60 kDa chaperone family; promotes refolding of misfolded polypeptides especially under stressful conditions; forms two stacked rings of heptamers to form a barrel-shaped 14mer; ends can be capped by GroES; misfolded proteins enter the barrel where they are refolded when GroES binds) → MAAKEVKFNSDARDRMLKGVNILADAVKVTLGPKGRNVVIDKSFGAPRITKDGVSVAKEIELSDKFENMGAQMVREVASRTNDEAGDGTTTATVLAQAIVREGMKAVAAGMNPMDLKRGIDMATAKVVEAIKSAARPVNDSSEVAQVGTISANGEAFIGQQIAEAMQRVGNEGVITVEENKGMETEVEVVEGMQFDRGYLSPYFVTNADKMIAELEDAYILLHEKKLSSLQPMVPLLESVIQSQKPLLIVAEDVEGEALATLVVNKLRGGLKIAAVKAPGFGDRRKAMLQDIAILTGGQVISEDLGMKLENVTIDMLGRAKKISINKDNTTIVDGAGEKAEIEARVSQIRQQIEETTSDYDREKLQERVAKLAGGVAVIRVGGMTEIEVKERKDRVDDALNATRAAVQEGIVVGGGVALVQGAKALEGLAGANSDQEAGIAIIRRALEAPMRQIAENAGVDGAVVAGKVRESSDKAFGFNAQTEEYGDMFKFGVIDPAKVVRTALEDAASVAGLLITTEAMIAEKPEPKAPAGGMPDMGGMGGMM, encoded by the coding sequence ATGGCTGCGAAAGAAGTTAAGTTCAACAGCGACGCGCGCGACCGGATGCTGAAGGGCGTGAACATCCTGGCCGATGCGGTCAAGGTGACGCTTGGCCCGAAGGGTCGCAACGTGGTGATCGACAAGTCCTTCGGGGCGCCGCGGATCACCAAGGACGGGGTCTCGGTCGCGAAAGAGATCGAGCTTTCCGACAAGTTCGAGAACATGGGCGCGCAGATGGTGCGCGAAGTCGCCTCGCGCACCAATGACGAGGCCGGCGACGGCACCACCACCGCCACGGTGCTGGCCCAGGCCATCGTGCGCGAGGGCATGAAGGCGGTCGCCGCCGGCATGAACCCGATGGATCTCAAGCGCGGCATCGACATGGCCACCGCCAAGGTCGTGGAAGCGATCAAATCCGCCGCCCGCCCGGTCAACGACAGCTCGGAAGTGGCGCAGGTCGGCACCATCTCGGCCAATGGCGAGGCCTTCATCGGCCAGCAGATCGCCGAGGCGATGCAGCGCGTCGGCAACGAGGGCGTGATCACCGTCGAAGAGAACAAGGGCATGGAGACCGAGGTCGAGGTCGTCGAGGGCATGCAGTTCGACCGCGGCTATCTCTCGCCCTATTTCGTCACCAATGCCGACAAGATGATCGCCGAGCTGGAGGATGCCTATATCCTGCTGCACGAGAAGAAGCTGTCGTCGCTGCAGCCGATGGTCCCGCTGCTGGAATCGGTGATCCAGTCGCAAAAGCCGCTCTTGATCGTGGCCGAGGACGTGGAAGGCGAGGCCCTGGCCACGCTGGTCGTCAACAAGCTGCGCGGCGGGCTGAAGATCGCCGCCGTCAAGGCGCCGGGCTTCGGCGACCGCCGCAAGGCCATGCTGCAGGACATCGCGATCCTGACCGGCGGCCAGGTGATCTCGGAAGACCTGGGCATGAAGCTGGAGAATGTCACCATCGACATGCTCGGCCGCGCCAAGAAGATCTCGATCAACAAGGACAACACCACCATCGTCGACGGTGCCGGCGAGAAGGCCGAGATCGAGGCGCGGGTGTCGCAGATCCGCCAGCAGATCGAGGAGACCACCTCGGATTACGACCGCGAGAAGCTGCAGGAGCGTGTGGCCAAGCTGGCCGGCGGCGTCGCCGTCATCCGCGTCGGCGGCATGACCGAGATCGAGGTCAAGGAGCGCAAGGACCGCGTCGACGACGCGCTGAACGCGACCCGCGCCGCGGTGCAGGAAGGCATCGTGGTCGGCGGCGGCGTGGCGCTGGTGCAGGGCGCCAAGGCGCTGGAAGGCCTGGCCGGCGCGAACTCGGACCAGGAAGCCGGCATCGCCATCATCCGCCGCGCGCTGGAGGCGCCGATGCGCCAGATCGCCGAGAATGCCGGCGTCGACGGCGCCGTGGTGGCCGGCAAGGTGCGCGAATCCTCGGACAAGGCCTTCGGCTTCAACGCCCAGACCGAGGAATATGGCGACATGTTCAAGTTCGGGGTGATCGACCCGGCCAAGGTGGTGCGCACCGCGCTGGAGGACGCCGCGTCGGTGGCCGGCCTCTTGATCACCACCGAGGCGATGATCGCCGAGAAGCCCGAGCCCAAGGCCCCGGCCGGCGGCATGCCCGACATGGGCGGCATGGGCGGCATGATGTAA